In Leptodactylus fuscus isolate aLepFus1 chromosome 2, aLepFus1.hap2, whole genome shotgun sequence, one genomic interval encodes:
- the ASPA gene encoding aspartoacylase isoform X2, translating into MAASSSLSAKRRVAIFGGTHGNELSGVLLVKHWLKYGEEIARPGVEVRPFITNPKAVEKCVRYIDTDLNRVFDNQGLSTDPSGEVPYEIVQAQKVNSLFGPKGSKDAYDVIFDLHNTTANMGVTVILENSTDDFTIQMCKYIQTSMAPVPCSVLLIERPGVKYATARSIAKHPMGIEVGPQPQGVIRADILHKMRTVVNYALDFIQHFNEGTDFPPCSIEVYRALEKIDYPRNDRGDLDAIIHPSLQDQDWKPLNPGDPMFITMNGDVIAYEGEGTVFPTFVNEAAYYEKNQAFAKTERVTLTAQSIRCSSI; encoded by the exons ATGGCTGCAAGTAGTAGTCTTTCTGCCAAACGCAGAGTGGCTATATTTGGTGGCACCCATGGAAATGAGTTATCCGGAGTCTTACTTGTTAAACACTGGTTAAAATATGGAGAGGAAATTGCCAGACCGGGTGTGGAGGTGAGACCATTTATTACCAACCCAAAAGCTGTGGAGAAATGTGTTAGATATATTGACACTGACCTGAACAGAGTTTTTGACAATCAAGGTCTTAG cactGATCCTTCAGGAGAAGTTCCTTATGAAATTGTACAAGCACAAAAGGTCAACTCCTTGTTCGGACCGAAGGGAAGTAAAGATGCTTATGATGTAATATTTGACCTACACAACACCACTGCAAACATGGGGGTGACAGTGATCCTTGAAAACTCTACGGATGATTTCACTATACAGATGTGTAAATATATACAG ACGTCCATGGCTCCTGTACCTTGTTCTGTGTTATTAATTGAACGTCCTGGAGTGAAATATGCAACAGCTCGCTCTATAGCAAAGCATCCTATGG gcaTAGAAGTCGGACCCCAGCCTCAAGGAGTTATTCGCGCAGATATTCTGCATAAAATGAGAACCGTAGTAAACTATGCACTTGATTTCATACAACATTTTAATGAAG gTACAGATTTTCCACCATGCAGTATTGAAGTATACAGAGCACTGGAAAAGATAGACTACCCAAGAAATGACAGAGGTGACCTTGATGCAATTATTCATCCCAGCCTCCAG GATCAGGACTGGAAACCGCTGAATCCCGGTGACCCAATGTTTATCACAATGAATGGTGACGTTATCGCTTACGAAGGAGAAGGCACAGTTTTTCCAACATTCGTGAATGAGGCGGCATATTATGAAAAAAATCAGGCTTTTGCCAAAACTGAGAGGGTGACACTGACGGCACAATCTATCCGATGTAGTTCTATATAA
- the ASPA gene encoding aspartoacylase isoform X1, translating to MFPSSSRVLRQSSLRVKLFSCVQTALGSVVRAVLLDPSSIYTPKCLCLRRTLTLAANMAASSSLSAKRRVAIFGGTHGNELSGVLLVKHWLKYGEEIARPGVEVRPFITNPKAVEKCVRYIDTDLNRVFDNQGLSTDPSGEVPYEIVQAQKVNSLFGPKGSKDAYDVIFDLHNTTANMGVTVILENSTDDFTIQMCKYIQTSMAPVPCSVLLIERPGVKYATARSIAKHPMGIEVGPQPQGVIRADILHKMRTVVNYALDFIQHFNEGTDFPPCSIEVYRALEKIDYPRNDRGDLDAIIHPSLQDQDWKPLNPGDPMFITMNGDVIAYEGEGTVFPTFVNEAAYYEKNQAFAKTERVTLTAQSIRCSSI from the exons atgtttccCTCCAGCTCAAGAGTCCTGCGGCAGAGTTCATTGAGAGTAAAGTTGTTTAGCTGTGTACAGACTGCCTTGGGGTCTGTTGTCAGGGCTGTGCTGCTGGACCCCTCCTCTATCTACACTCCCAAGTGCCTGTGTCTCAGGAGGACGCTCACTTTAG ctGCCAACATGGCTGCAAGTAGTAGTCTTTCTGCCAAACGCAGAGTGGCTATATTTGGTGGCACCCATGGAAATGAGTTATCCGGAGTCTTACTTGTTAAACACTGGTTAAAATATGGAGAGGAAATTGCCAGACCGGGTGTGGAGGTGAGACCATTTATTACCAACCCAAAAGCTGTGGAGAAATGTGTTAGATATATTGACACTGACCTGAACAGAGTTTTTGACAATCAAGGTCTTAG cactGATCCTTCAGGAGAAGTTCCTTATGAAATTGTACAAGCACAAAAGGTCAACTCCTTGTTCGGACCGAAGGGAAGTAAAGATGCTTATGATGTAATATTTGACCTACACAACACCACTGCAAACATGGGGGTGACAGTGATCCTTGAAAACTCTACGGATGATTTCACTATACAGATGTGTAAATATATACAG ACGTCCATGGCTCCTGTACCTTGTTCTGTGTTATTAATTGAACGTCCTGGAGTGAAATATGCAACAGCTCGCTCTATAGCAAAGCATCCTATGG gcaTAGAAGTCGGACCCCAGCCTCAAGGAGTTATTCGCGCAGATATTCTGCATAAAATGAGAACCGTAGTAAACTATGCACTTGATTTCATACAACATTTTAATGAAG gTACAGATTTTCCACCATGCAGTATTGAAGTATACAGAGCACTGGAAAAGATAGACTACCCAAGAAATGACAGAGGTGACCTTGATGCAATTATTCATCCCAGCCTCCAG GATCAGGACTGGAAACCGCTGAATCCCGGTGACCCAATGTTTATCACAATGAATGGTGACGTTATCGCTTACGAAGGAGAAGGCACAGTTTTTCCAACATTCGTGAATGAGGCGGCATATTATGAAAAAAATCAGGCTTTTGCCAAAACTGAGAGGGTGACACTGACGGCACAATCTATCCGATGTAGTTCTATATAA